TGAACAATCTTGCTTGGTTCTGCACTCTCATAATCATCTCGAGCTCTCTTCTTTGAATCATACATCATTAAATTGGAACTCTTACATGCTGCACTTTCATAATGTTTTCCTCTGTTATAAATCATCCCCAGTTCAGCATCTTTGTATTCGCCATTCCTAAGAAGCTCATCAATCGAAATGTCAGAATCCACTTTCTTTGCTCCATTCCCCAAGTACCCAGAAGAACAATTTTCAAACTGATAACTCTCTGATTCCAAACCACTGGTCTTAAACTTCCTATCACCAAAGTAAACAGCATCATTTCTACCAGCTTTCGTGTCAATGGAAGATGATTTAGTCTCTAAAACCACCGAATTATTATCCGAAGACTCGACAACAGAATTAACACCTCCCCAGTTCCAAGAATCCCTAGACAACATCATCAAACACATAGCAACAGCTTCCATATCTTGCTCTTCAAGCTCACAAACAGATGAACCACCATTAATACAATTACCAAACTCAGAAGCTTTCCCAACACTTTTCTTGTACCTCTTTGTCTTGGATCTTGTTTGCCTCATAAGATCCTCATCAGTATCAGAATGAGTATCAACTAGCTTAGAATTTTCATTAGTCCAGTATTTAGTGTCCCTCAAAACCTTCTCTTTCTCAGAATGACAAGCCATATGACCACACAATGCCttcaaagattgaaaccctttaCCACATTGCTTACAAACTCTCTCTTGTGGTAAAGCAACACTCGAATCCACAGCTCTCCATGTTCTCTTTGGATTCTCCCTGAGCCCATAACCAGAAGCACCACTAACTTCATTACTTTCATCACCCAAAGACTGAAACTTTTTCATGTTTCCAAGTGATTCCATATCCAAAGATTGATTTTTTGTCTATCAAACACCAAAAACAAAAAACACCCAATTCATAAAAACAACGATCAAATACCTTAAGCAACCAAGAAAACTGTAAACAAAGTACACTACATTCATTAACTTATTATAAAGATCTTCAATGCAAAAAACTAAACATACCCAAATCAAGAAACAAAGTTTATAAAAATGGGCTAAGCTCAAAAACCAAATCTGAGTGAAACAGATCACAAAGCACTAAACTTTAAGTTATTCAAGAAAATCAAAGTTTAAAGATGTGACAGTTATGGTAAGTACAAAATAACAGACCCACAATACAAAGTAAGTAGACCCTTATGAATTCCATATCTATGTAAATCTCACCAGCATTGAAATTTGTAAAAATGAAGGAAAAAATTGACAGAGATAGATGAGAGTTTTGCACCAGATGGGGTCAGAAATTCAACAACAGCAAGAGAGGTGGTGATGGTGGTGGCTATGTATGTTAAGATAAACAATTAAAACAGATACCATGACTCTTTCCTATCTAttttgtctctctctctctctcctcctCTCTCTCTCTAAATCTCTTTTAAGGAGAATTCCATGCAGGGCTATCAAATATACTACTACTACTGAACACAAAATATACTATTAGTGTATGCACACACACATTTGAGTGAGTAAATTAAAGATGTGCAGCACGTGTATTCATTAGAGATGAGTTCGGCTGTAAATTAACGGCCTAGATTAATTTGACTTGTATGAGGATACTTACAAGTTCTTCCAAGCCCAAAGAATGTTGTGCCAAGTTGCAATATTAAGCTGGTGTTCAATTCTTGAGATGCATTCTATAAATTGTAGATGATGTTTGATGTTTTCATTTCTCACAGCTGTTTATCTGTGATTTTATTTGGCAAATTCCTATGTTTACCGGTAGAATACTTTTAcataaatttaatatttatttacgATTATCCAGGTTATATATCTTTTATATTCCGATAACCTTAACGTTTATTTATATTCACGCGGGAAATTGTGGATGAAACACTTTTTCGCATATCCGAGAATATTTATAATCTAATGTTCATGCGGAATGTCGTGGATAAATTACTTTTTCGCATATCCGAGGTATTTAGAATCGAAGAAAGATTAATATTTTTTCGTAAAGAAATAAATATTTGAAAGTTGAAAGGGATAATTGCAGATAGGCTTTGAAAATGTATGTGCATGTATTGATTATATATTACTCCCCAACAGATTCCAACTAAATCTTGATAATTTTGACTTTGTTTAAGGAGTTAAATGTCAATACTTGTGAGCAAGGTGATCCGTAAACCACTATAGGCCTGACCAATTACACCTCAGGACGTTACGTTTGATTAATTTGAAGATTTACACATTTTTGAAACAGTTGTAATAAATTCGTAATTGTAATTAAAATCATTACAAAGAGTTTTTTTTTCTCTGGTTTTATCCAAAAGCTGTTAATTAGGTAGATTTACTTATTTCGTTTCTTTGGTAAATTTCATAGGGAAAGACTTGTTAATTTAGTAAATATTTGATGTTACTACAGAGTATCCACATTTTCTATATGAACTAGTTTATAGCCCGTGTTTTGCATACGggtatttcaaaaattatttaataaaataaataaataaatttataattaaaattgaataatataattTTGAAAGATTAAGTTATCTATATAATAAGTGTATTGCATCTGCAtattatgataaatttatttaagaactAATTTCGTTACATAAgttatttttatgttatatattttatgaaattatttttataaatagatctgtcaaaatttaaagtttagttcaaatttgtattaaaaacttaccataaataacataattcatatttaaaattatattgcAAAGTTTCTATAATTAAAATGGGTCATAATAAATATATGGATCTTTTATAAACCTAATATGAATACCAAACCTAAAAATGGATAGTCCACTGGGTCATattaaagttaaaaattataTCTGAACCAAAATATAGATACTAAACCTTAGGAAAGGATTATCCAgcaatttataatatatagatatGATAATGTATATCCAACTGATCTCGTGGACCCAGCAGATTGACCAATTTTATTTCTTCTTCGTCAACGCAGTGCTCAAATTTATTGTTTGTTTTGTCCCTGGTCTgctattaaaataataatatttttcttcCAAATATCAAATATATTTTGTCATTATTTAAATATTTGTGCATGTAACCGTGTGGCCTCCAACCACAGTGGATCCGGATGCTCGTAACTACGGATCGCAATTTATCTCAACCTATGTATACTGGCATACCATTTTGATCCAAACAGGTCTAACCGCggtttaaatttaattttagaACCGATTAAATTGGGTCGGGTCTGACTATTAAGACGAAATGATGTTACACTTGAAATAACCTTATTTTCCCTTATCTTGCTATGATACTGATTTATATTTGTGTAGTTTCTGAAACCTATGACGAATAAGCCAACAACAATTATAGATTAAACTTATAACTTCAATTTTGTGATTCAAAGAAATGGTCTGAGTTTGCGCTCTCCGCAGAAATGAGAGACAGATGGATCCGAGTAGCATCCGTTGAGGTTTTTCCAGAGGAGAATTTAGTGAAGTTCGAGATGGATGCAGACAAGTCGGAAGTTAAAGTTGATGAGACCAATAAGCGTATGTAGATATCTGTTGAGCCAGTAGAGCCCCTTATCGAGCTTATGGAGCCACATTCAATAAAGTACAAGGACGAAGAAGTGGTACAATATTTAAGGTTGATCCAGCCACTTTGAATATATTTAAGGTGCAACAGGAAGAGCCCGCATCATTCCTTACGAAACCCATGTACATCGTAAATGAATATATTTTACTTCGGGGATAACATGGCGAGTCAACAAAATCAGTTATCGACATAGCCGTATGACCAGTTAGGGGAATGACTTATTCAAATTCAGACATAGAAGAAGGATTCAGACAGTAGGGAGTTAGCTACTCAAGAGATGATGGAGGTTGTACTACCGACTAATCGAAATATCGATTTATGTAAAATAATTCACCTTCTCAGTGAGATTTTGAATGAGTTTAAATGCAATGGAAGGCAATGACACTATCCAGTTTGAATTGATGAGCAGTGAGCGGGGAGGTCAGATGTACCGTAATAATGT
This genomic interval from Apium graveolens cultivar Ventura chromosome 8, ASM990537v1, whole genome shotgun sequence contains the following:
- the LOC141678123 gene encoding uncharacterized protein LOC141678123, with the protein product MLTKNQSLDMESLGNMKKFQSLGDESNEVSGASGYGLRENPKRTWRAVDSSVALPQERVCKQCGKGFQSLKALCGHMACHSEKEKVLRDTKYWTNENSKLVDTHSDTDEDLMRQTRSKTKRYKKSVGKASEFGNCINGGSSVCELEEQDMEAVAMCLMMLSRDSWNWGGVNSVVESSDNNSVVLETKSSSIDTKAGRNDAVYFGDRKFKTSGLESESYQFENCSSGYLGNGAKKVDSDISIDELLRNGEYKDAELGMIYNRGKHYESAACKSSNLMMYDSKKRARDDYESAEPSKIVQKKRKYNCINCNKSFNSFQALGGHRPCHKKTTATYHFEYESDDDSLDDEDITLNSTPVLKLAERYDNKKAASKDYSVDAKKKIRPKKVKGHQCPFCPKIFKSGQALGGHKRTHFLNAPIDFHHPSPETKQEAAAQEGTTSHNLEEATTTRNLIDLNLPAPEQDDEFDENNQFICLD